GGACTGGCTCTCACATAAGAGCAACACTGGTTCACATGAGGCGAGATACAGCTAAGATTAAACAGTAGAAGCTACAGGACCCCATATGAATAAAATGTGTTTTCTAATCTAGAAACCCCAGGAAGAAAGGTAGGATGTGCACTTCATTTGTGCACTAAATTGCCCTTTCCCCCATCAGTTTAATAAAGTTTCTAGctcatttgatttttttattgAGTCTGTCACAAATGCAACCGGCTCACATTTCCATTCAGTCATGACTGTTAAACAGCATCCGACTCTGTCAGTTGGCTTCGTTTAGCAGACTGCACTACATCTCCCTGCCTCTGAACATCCCCCTCTCATGGGTGCTATGTGGTTGAGGTCAGTACCCACTCATTCATGGCATCACCATCCTATAAAGCCACAGGAGGGAAAACAATGTGCCTGGAATTCAAACAGAAGACAGCAAACACGGAGTAGACCAGACACAAGCCACCACAGTCTGACGACAAGAGGGCTGCTTGCGTGGATATGAAATAGCAGTGAAGTTCCTGAAGCGCTCAGTTGGGCTGAAGAAGTGGTTGGAGATTGTATCTGGAGTTGCAGCTTGGAGAGTTCACCTTTACACACATGAACAGAATGTGCTGGCTACTGGTGATCCTGATGTCCATGATGACAACCACCTCAGCTGGGGACCCCAGAGCCTTGAGAGAAGCTGTGGTAAATGaccctcacactgacacacacacatgcacatgcatggacaagcacacacacctgaccttATAACCACAACCATCTCAAATCAGAGAAGGAAAACTTGTGGTAGGCTATGTAtggaaataacacatacatacacacacgcacgcacgcacgcacgcacacacacacgcgcgcacacacacacttgtactggGACAACTTTAACCTTTATTTGTGTGGAAATttgtatatttattattattacctctgccaaggagttaATAAGTTGTAAACCGATTTTGATGAGATTttgttgagttgttggaaatgacaaaaggaaaaagTGATTACATTTGAGTGGTGATCCCGCTCACGATCCGGATACAGGAATTTTGCGGGATAGGGTgacttttgacattccagtttctaaccccacaaaaacaaggcagaaagacaagatatcaaacaacttccttggcagaggtatgcactctctgagtgcatttctagttactaaTATAGCAATACTCattgtattatttattataaGTGCAatatctttttccttttttttaaaaaggcttaTCTTGGCAAATAtggatatctctctccctccttttcactTTCACAAACACCCAGGCAGCAACTGGAGATGCTGAGAGAGCCCCTGAGGTAAGCGAGTCTGAAAAGAAGCCACACAATAAATATTGCATGTCAATTCAACAATATTCGGTTACACTTGATGCTGATGTCAGTATGACATTAAtattgtcataatagtgtcaaaacagtgtcatgacacagttatgAATGCGTCATAAACaacgtcataaacattttatggtcatgaaaaggttgacattgttaggcttgtttttaccataaccgaatttcacttaaatgacagtaaaaaaaatagctatgacattgacataatgtttatgacacatgcgtggctgcattatgacaatgttatgacactgttatgtcatatgtaccTGTACGgcgccggcatcaagtaaagtgttattcTGATCATATGTATATGGTGTCATTCGAtatagtgttaaattcaactcttttgAGTGTTGAAAGAAATAACACTACGGAAATCTATTGGTTTGGTTTTGaatttaattcaacactattctagAGCATATACAAAGTAGGATGCATTCAATAtggtgttgaattcacactgcagaAAAATGTAGCGTTTTAAATCTGAACAAATTTACTTTAACGTAGAAGAGACAGATCCACCACGTtcttgcacttcacaatctggtatGTCACGGGAAAGGAAGAAGAagtgtagaagaagaagaaggtcacaagagcatcttcagatgttgaTCGTTTACTGTTTCATTGAGCAGGtaccaagactaacgtttcaatgtTGCCACGTTTTCTTCAGTCAATACTGTCTTCATCCAAAATTACTTTAAACCGAAGCACAACCAAAGTTTTCCAACCAGCTAGGCTTTTCAGGATCTTTAACTATGAATTACTAAAAATGTGTCATCTGACAGGACGTTTCAGAGGGTGACGGAGCTGCCAATCACGGGGAGGCTGGATGGGGCCACTCTAGCCATGATGAGGCAGCCACGCTGTGGAGTGCAGGACCCTTTCAACAACAGGACCCTCAAGTACCGCCTTCTAGGTACAGAGAACTGGCACAGTACAACTGATTACTGCCAGTATTGGCAGGTCAAAAGTCAATGACattattttcatagctgaacaggTATGGTGAAAAATTAAATCAGATGTGTGGAGTTTATGTTTCTAATTTTCACAAGTGATATGACTGAAAATGTGTTATGTCATCTATATTGTATTTCATCCAATGAACATGAACATTCCATTCTTCATTCCAGTCTTTACCAGTAGGTCTATTCCATGCATTTTGTGTTAGTTATCAAGAAGGTTACGTTTTTTTGCATTATGTGTTCATCTGTTTGTTTCTGAACTCACTGAGTGATTTTGTAGTTACATAATTAGTAGTTACATCACTGATGTCTCTCGGTCCATTAAGGCTATTGGAGTAAGAACAGGCTCACCTATCGCATCCTCAACTACACCCCTAACATGGGCCTGGCTAAGACGCGAACGGCCATTCAGAGTGCCTTCCGTTACTGGAGTGAGGTGTCACCGCTGACCTTTCAGGAAGTGACATCAGGGCCGGCGGACATCAAGGTGTCCTTCCACAGGAAGGACGGCTGTGTCTTGCCCTTTGATGGACCAGGTAGGAATGTGTTGAATACTAAGAATGACTGAGATCTGAGTGTGGGGTGAACTGCTATGCCCAAACTGCTTATAGACTCAGACATACTATATGACcgtatacatgtaggcctatgggttGTGTTTTTGCtgggttttttatgtttttatgtcttcatatgtggattgtggagacaAACCTCTGTGCAAACAGGCATTTACAGTCATAGGAAAAAATCTGTACAtgctttgaaatgtcttacatttctgtcaaaattggtcataaaacatggtctgatcttcacagaaatcacaagaaggaacaatcagagtctgctttaactaattccccCCAaatatttacatgttatcataattTTATTGGATGTGAACAtttacaggacagcaaggcataagtaagtacacccttgcattcaataggttttaatccTCAGTTAGTCACAACCTTAACCAGACGTTTCCTGTCGTTGCAGaatagattaacaaaacaatctggatgtgtcttgtctccctcttctttagaaaactgcccctcTTTAGCAAGGTTTCTGGCATGTCTGGACtaaatagctttcttgacttcatgccatattatctcaattgttttttgtcagggctttgactgggctattccagaatgtgtgtaGGCTATTTAATTGTTATGAAGCTATTCTACAGTCGATTTGCTtttaaaatatgggttgttgtcccatttcagcacccatcttCTTGTGTTCtacaactgtgtgacagactgacttactcacgttttttctgtaaatatctcaataaacttcagagttcattgttccactgtcAACAGCAAACTGACTCAGAAGTGTCACATTACCTTACTCTCTacttaatgtttatttgttgcaGTGAAGTTGATGCATCTACTATGTTGTAATGTCACAGGAGGTGTCCTTGCGCACGCTGACACCCCAGAGTCAGGCCTGGTGCATTTTGATGTGGCGGAGCGCTGGAGTGATGGGACGTCTCCCGGTCCTAACCTGCGCATCGTGGCGGCCCATGAGATAGGCCACGCCCTGGGGCTGGGCCACTCCCAGTTCCACAGCGCCCTCATGGGGCCAGTCTACACCGGCTACAAGGACGACTTCAAACTCCACCCCGATGATATACTGGGCATCCAAAAGCTGTATGGTAGGTTAGTTTATTTTCAGATATGATTAGCAAATACATAAATGAACACGTAAatgcacatttgttttttttaaatgattttactTATTTGAATTGAATATTACGTTTTGTTACTTGATGCCTTCTTTTTATGCGTTCATTCTTGTTTTACATTCTGTGTTCTTAAtatgcttttatttttgtgaagatcATTGTGCTTAGTTAGATTACTGTCAGATTTAGTAGTTACATATCTGTTACTCATATTAATAGTACGTAGAATAGTACAGATAATCTTAGGCATAGCCAAACACAGCATAACTCGGAAGAAAAAACTAAATATACTGCGGTTGACCAACTACCGGTACTTTTCATTTCAGGCAAACCTGTGTCAAAACCCAGAGTTCCTCCTAAACCTCAACCAGTATCTGATGCACCCAATCCCTGCAGTGCTGCTCTGGATGCCATGATGCTGGGTGAGCTCTCTCTCGTGgccacacacaacaacataccTTTTAAAAATCTTCCTCCACACCCACTTTCGGCCAGCTCTGTCAGAGGTGGGCATACAGGGTCATCAACATGACATGGAAAAAGTAAAGTCCCACTTACACTGTCCTTGTTTGCAGTAATTGCAATGTTTCGTTTGCACAATGTTGTCTGATGAGGTCACTAAAATGAAATGATGCAATTAAATACTGAAAAATGCAGACAGTGAGCAGGACTTTTCTTTGTAATTTTGGTGCTACACTCCACATGTACAATACATGCATACAGGAAATTGTCTTTTTTCATCAAGTTGTATGCAGATTGTCCTCTGTTCGGTCCAGTTATAACACACATcaatcttattttgaaattaaattgACGTTGTTGACTGTCTCGCTGCTCTGTTTTTCTCTTGCTGTGCACTGTTGTAAAAAAAAGGGGCCCGTGGGAAAGCCTATGCGTTCAGTGGACAGTATGTCTGGACCGTGACCAACTCAGGTcacaccacccccatccccatcagcTCCCTGTGGAGAGATCTGCCAGGGGGGCTCTCTGCAGCAGTCCACTCCCCCCGGAGCGGCAAGTCCTACTTCATCAAGGGTAATGCTCTTACCCCTCTTTATGGCTGTAATACTCTTAGATAGATTGACTTTTATAGTCCCCAAGGTGAAATGTGTTCTCATCACCATCACAGACTAACTTCTCACAGCCAACATAAGGCATAGGTTACCTAGTAGACATCAAGACATCAAACACCATTGAAGATTGAGATACTTAACATGATACATGTACACTCAGACAAgacctaaggcagtggttctcaacctttttcttcagggacctatgtttttactattgtaaactttggtgacccagcgcccgcatgagaggaagtcacttgatacgctctgtctcctccgaaaactcattttagtcatcattttattcctcaattcgtctttgttcaaaaacagaataaatgtttaatgtagcacttacattttgttgcttctatgcatttgtcatttattcaacatgggctacatatggtattaaaatgaaaccccttaaaactcaagagggcttcgcgaccccccatggatctttggcgacccataggttgggaaccactgacctaaggTACAAAATTGATGACATTCATAGATACATGCACATTCAGGCCCTGTcggacaacacaaacacaacattgaTGACACTATATGCACCCCAGatgcctatactacaaagctggttcaggataagttaaggtgaagttaagaggtaaatcacctaatgcaagagcttttcttaagaaagctatgactccaggctcttctattagatgatttacctcttaactgaaCCTTAGCTTATAATGAACCATTTTTGTAGTATAGGCTCCTGGAGGGTCTAATGCAGGGTCTCTCTTTAAACCATGATTAAACATACTGACCAACAATGAGGTCTTTCATCCAACACTGTAAATCAGTTATCAGTTGCTTATTATTAGAATGTAATAATGCACACTGTGCTACCTAGGAGGGAAGATCTGGAGATACACAGGCTTCCACCTCGACAAAGGATTTCCTAGTCAGCTGACTGGCATACCCGCCAATGTTGACTGCGCTTTCTACCTCGACAACATCAAGAGACTGGTGTTTATTAAGGCAAGTTAAATGTCTTTTCCATAAGCTGTTAAGTAATTGTCAAAACCaagtgattttttgttgttgtcagttTACAGAATGGAAGCGTAATTGTCTATCATAAAAAGTACAAATATAAGGTCATTCCTCCAAACTTATGGATGGCATCAAAGGAAATTCAAAAGTAGATGAACAGGAAGTAGTACTTTAAGGTAAAAAAAACCTGTTTAACATACAGAAAATGTTTGACGAGAAAACCTTCATATTTGCATTCTGTAGGGCTCGGAGTACTGGCAATGGGATGAACTTGGCtcggccaaccagaagccatacCCCAAGGCCCTGTCACACCTGGTCAAAGGCTTACCCTCCCACCCTGACGCTGCAATTACTTGGACCAGTGGGTATACCTATGTTTTCAAAGGCGATAAATACTGGCGTATCAACAATCAGCTCTCCATAGATAAAGGCTATCCTCAGAGCAAGAAAGAACGCTGGATGAAATGTTGACCAAGTTTCAAGAAAAAGTGATTGCACAAAAGAACACTATTTGGTATGGAATGGAATTTTGAGAATATCTACAGAGAAAAACGAAATGCCCCATGTAGATACCAATAATAAAAACCTTGTGCCATTCTAAACTTGTGGTTGTTTGCAGTGATTGTGCGCTATATGAAATGCGCAATACAAATAAATTGTGGTTGTGTATAGCCTACTTTACTAAACTTTTATAGCCTTCTTATTTTATAAAACTAAAATTTGATATATAAAATAAGGACTGAATGAACGTTAATCTCAACAGATAAGCAGGAGGTTCAGAATGTCCTATACATTATTAAGAGAGTACTATGTTTCAGAACTATACTCTATGCGTTGGGATCGTTATTATAAACAATATTTGGCTGGGATGCACAATCATTTAGGTATAGTCACCTTACAATCTAATCAATTAATGTTAGTATACAGTACATTCCAAGGGGGAAAGAAGTTATCGTCAATAAACACAgttgtgactcaaagtaataaaAATGATCTTTAATTAGCATGAATCAAAGATGGAATTATTAAATTACAATTTTGAAGAAATTAGTGTATAAAAATGTGACAGAGTTTTCACCAATGCTAACAGTAGATTGTACTGTAAATAATGGAATGTTAAATCTTCTGGAAAACTTAGTATTTCATGACTTGCTGCTCTAATGTAGTGGTAGAAGCTAATAGACTACTACCGTAACAgtagtcagaggtgtcaaaagtaaaagtaaaagtacatttgtggtggaattacaacactagcacatggcattacatagctgttacaccatttactccattgtacctaatgagatagatagacggtgttgttactgaaaaacactgaaaacccaacaaagacccaccacaaacgttattcaaccagtgcagagtttgctaagacaagtacacaggtctactggtttttcagataagttacttgtgttggaaggaaactgtttcttttttttacttttacttttaacacctCTGGTAGTAGAAGACAATTTCATAGTCTTTTCATGCTGTGGATACACAACAAGGGAAAACTTTACGTTCAAGTAGTCaatggttcagtagtaaacctcATGATAGAGGCTGCGCGTGAGCACTATGAGTGGCACATTGTCCTTGCATACTTCAGTCATACACATCTTTATCTCGTTTCTCACTAACTCACAGTTAGTCACTTGGAATACACCATATACAGATACAAAACATGATCAGCTTGCATCTTTGGTCCAGTTATGGTCATACAGTATACAAACAGACTGATTGATGGATGATGGGGATGAGTTATAATACTCTAGGTAGACCCATGTAGCAATCATGCTACTCACATTGTGATTGGTCCAGTTTGGCACAGAAAAAGTAGGATCTGAGTAATTCACAAAAGGCACTTTTGAGTGATACGGAGATCAATTAAAGAGATGACCCACTGGCTAGCTACTATACAGCAGTGGTAAAATGCACGTAAACATTTCATTCTGTGTTGATTGGATTGCATCATTAACCAAACAGGCCAAGATTTTGGTTCATTTCTTGACTGAATGTGGAATGTAAACATAATATTACAGTATTTTGACTATTAGAAGCTATTTAACAGTGTTAATTAAGTTACGTTTTTCTTTGTAGGCTAAATTGTAACCTAAATCCTAACATAATGTGACATGAAATGTTATGCCTACTCTACactgatgaaaaaaagagagtggtTCACATAATAATCATGGTGTATACAAAATACACTTAAGCCGTACCTTCAAACTCCAGCCGTACACACATTTGAACACAAACAAGAAGTACAAACCATTTGTAAATCAATGAGTCAAGTTAAGTGCTGGTGTCTCATTGGCTGGTTTTGTTGGTCGAGGCCAAGACTCAagtcttaaaggatttatccggagttggaacaagtttgcctgctttttgcatgtttgggatgaaatacagtcactctagagcaaaatcaaggcaaaagtatgcgttttgagaaagtttgataatatcacgttagcctcgttagccatatcagctatgcaatatgaaagatgcgggcatcgtttttcggcggttacacacatttcaaaaacacaacattttaaagtcttgcacagctcaaaacaacgtcacacgtacctcataacatgttgagggtatccacacataaaccgaagtgtccaaagcccttcatgtattcttgaaaggtctgcagaatgtgttttgtgaagctactaccttgagaatatctaaattacggtcaagacaactatttgacactaaagtccaccaagtagattgccgagtgcgtcgcaccatcagctgtggttactcgctatggaaataatcaaagctgatgatgcgacgcactcggcaatctacttggtgggctttagtgtcaaatagttgtcttgaccgtaatttagatattctcaaggtagtagcttcacaaaacacattctgcagacctttcaagaatacatgaaggactttggacacttcggtttatgtgtggataccctcaacatattatgaggtacgtgtgacgttgttttgagctgtgcaagactttaaaatgttgtgtttttgaaatgtgtgtaaccgccgaaaaaacgatgcccgcatctttcatattgcatagctgatatggctaacgaggctaacgtgatattatcaaactttctcaaaacgcatccttttgccttgattttgctctagagtgactgtatttcatcccaaacatgcaaaaatcagacaaacttgttccaactccggataaatcctttgaGGCCACTGCTAGAAGTGTCCACTCCACAGACTGTTGCCTTTTACTGACCCGTGTAATACCCAGATGGCACGAATGGCATCTTGCTGACCACAGCGGGCACTGCCTTCTTCCTGACCTCCACCTGCAGTGCTGTGCCCGCCTTACTGAAAGCCGTCTCCACGTAACCCATGGCCACGTTCTTCTTCAGGCAGGGAGAGGGGCATCCACTGGTGATTTCACCTGTAACACAAAAGACAATAAATTACAGAACAATTTAGTACAAATGAAATTTTTAAGATCAAAATTAGCACGGCTAAAAGTTATGTGAGCAATGCTACTGATGAAAAAAGAGATTTCAGTCTTTATTGTGTTGAAACAGAATGCCATCACCAGTGGTGTATGCAAGGAACTGCAGCCTCATGTTTAATGTGTGAACAGCGCCCTCTGTTGTTCAACCTGTCCGATGTCAGCAGTCAGCAACTGATTGCTGTTGGTATGTGCTTCTCTGTGATCCCGTAAATATATTGGCACTGATTAACCACATGCCCACATTCTATTACGCACAGGACACTAAATGTCCACCATTTTAAAGTGAATCAagtccccacaaagatattatcaTTTATGACCACCACATCCAATCCCAATCAATTTGTGCAAGTGATGATCTGACCTATTTGGCGTCCGTCTGGGGCGAGGATGGGCGTGTGCTGTCGGACAGGAGGTCCAGTAGAGATCAGGCCCACGCGCTTCTTCTGTGGCTTGGCTTTGATCTGAGGAACCACGATGTCTGCCCCGGGGAAGTCCCTCTGCTGACGTCGCCGCTTGCctacaatgaacacacacacacacacacacacacacacacacacacacacacacacacacacacacacacacacacacacacacacacacacacacacacacacacacacacacacacacacacacacacacaccacaacttcAGCACCATAATGACTACTGTCTAACTGCAGGCATAGTGACAATAAAAAACTACATTCCTCTGCAGAGCCAGGTGTCTACCGTGACAACTAGATGCTGGTCGGTTGCAGAAATGGAAACCTTAGAGGAAGTCACCACTGCACAATGGACGGGCAAGTTGCCCCGAAGACTGTGGCCTCAATCTTTTACTGTCTTCTCAATACTATCCCTAAAGGCAGAGAATGCccaaaacatatataaaaaagaaagaaatattcaCATCAACCTTCACTATGCTAACAACGACAAGCTTACCGATAGTCCAGACCAGAGTGGCCTCCACAGGTGTGGTGGTCTCATCGATATCGTTTCCATAGAGACAGAGGCCGGCCTCCAGCCTCAGGCTGTCGCGGGCCCCCAGGCCGGCCAGCTTCACCTCACCGTTAGCCAGAAGCTTCTCCACCAGCTCCACAGCTCGACCACTGGGGACAGAGATCTGGCAGAGAACATACAGCAcgagttttttatttgtttttctttaagtgtgaagtatgagtgtgtgtgagagagaggaactgAACAAGAAAGACATTGGTATGCTAAACAGAACAGCACAAAATGCATGTTACATGTTCCACGTGTCATGTAGCTTACAAATATGTTAggacatccatctctctcttgaactgcaaaaccagtttacctacagtacgggtaccaataaagtaaactgaactgaactgaactgacagaCACCACAGATGTGTTTGAAAGTAAGATGGAGAGTCACCAGAGCATCCCATATGTGGAAGATTGAATTgtgcttttatttagagcagtgcaAAGCGATTTTTTCCCCTAACTCTGATGAAGACGTGTTTGGCACTGCTCTAAATTAAAGTACAATTCAGCCTTCCACATCTGAGATTCTCTGGTGACTCTCCTTCCTACTTTGAACTCGGTTCTTTCCATTGACACCCCAGATAGCCAAGAGCAGGAACACTCAGGATATCTTACTTTTTTCACCACAGAGGTGCGCTGAATCAGAAGGCAGCATGCGATTTGTTATTATTACCATAACCTTTTATTTGCAAATATTTCCTTGATAACAAAAGGCATGATGAAGTCCTCAGTTGAATAACGAAATGCAACACAACTGCTAAATGCAGACAACTCGAGCAACCTGccttagttctggcagaccacgttgTCAAcactcccttttgcctattggctgacaccgacctaacccctacagcagtccatgaatcagctgcgctttagttaatcagctgctgctcgcaattggatgctggccaTTGGCGccctttatttaaactaccagtttgttttcctgtcattgctttttgctgcttgttttgcacccaccacctcccctgctccaccagacttatcattgccaaacaatgtcatactgttgtcattgttgcttgctctgtggggtatgttgcctttccagctaaatggaaggcactccacctgaggatgctgctgttctgtcttggcttccatggagctcaaggagaagccggggagcttcctccgaagtccgaacagagccataccgccaaacacaaaatgtgcaatcagaaataaaattctgaaatgtatctgtgtttctcgtctcatttttgactagagtggatctgacagaaatagtATGATGACAGAAGTGGTGAAGGTAAAGGTCCTACCTCAACACCATCCTCTCCGGTGTAGCCGCAGCGGGTGACCCTGCAGCCCTGGATCCCAAACACCGGGGTCAGCACGGAGGTCATGAAGGTCAACTTGCTCAGGTCATCGCTGACCCCTGCCTGCAGCACCTTTGACATGGTGGGACCTGTGGACACAAAGCCAAGCCAAGATCAGTCAGAAGTGGCAAGTAAGAAGGGTGGACATAAGGCAGTCAGGAAAGACGTTCAATTAAAATACACATGATTAAGTGACCAGCTCAGACGGTCC
This Engraulis encrasicolus isolate BLACKSEA-1 chromosome 10, IST_EnEncr_1.0, whole genome shotgun sequence DNA region includes the following protein-coding sequences:
- the LOC134457668 gene encoding matrix metalloproteinase-19-like, whose product is MNRMCWLLVILMSMMTTTSAGDPRALREAVAYLGKYGYLSPSFSLSQTPRQQLEMLREPLRTFQRVTELPITGRLDGATLAMMRQPRCGVQDPFNNRTLKYRLLGYWSKNRLTYRILNYTPNMGLAKTRTAIQSAFRYWSEVSPLTFQEVTSGPADIKVSFHRKDGCVLPFDGPGGVLAHADTPESGLVHFDVAERWSDGTSPGPNLRIVAAHEIGHALGLGHSQFHSALMGPVYTGYKDDFKLHPDDILGIQKLYGKPVSKPRVPPKPQPVSDAPNPCSAALDAMMLGARGKAYAFSGQYVWTVTNSGHTTPIPISSLWRDLPGGLSAAVHSPRSGKSYFIKGGKIWRYTGFHLDKGFPSQLTGIPANVDCAFYLDNIKRLVFIKGSEYWQWDELGSANQKPYPKALSHLVKGLPSHPDAAITWTSGYTYVFKGDKYWRINNQLSIDKGYPQSKKERWMKC
- the amt gene encoding aminomethyltransferase, mitochondrial, translated to MFLRGIHCCRSATSFGKQALGKPPSSTARLASLQQRRHASTSEDPLKQTVLYDFHRAQGGKMVGFAGWSMPVQYKDSHIVSHMHTREHCSLFDVSHMLQTKVHGKDRIKFMESMIVADVAELKDNQGSLSLFTNEKGGIMDDLIVTKTDQGYLYVVSNAGCADKDSAHMKARLQEFKAAGHDVDLEFLEESLVALQGPTMSKVLQAGVSDDLSKLTFMTSVLTPVFGIQGCRVTRCGYTGEDGVEISVPSGRAVELVEKLLANGEVKLAGLGARDSLRLEAGLCLYGNDIDETTTPVEATLVWTIGKRRRQQRDFPGADIVVPQIKAKPQKKRVGLISTGPPVRQHTPILAPDGRQIGEITSGCPSPCLKKNVAMGYVETAFSKAGTALQVEVRKKAVPAVVSKMPFVPSGYYTGQ